In the genome of Piliocolobus tephrosceles isolate RC106 chromosome 20, ASM277652v3, whole genome shotgun sequence, one region contains:
- the MRGBP gene encoding MRG/MORF4L-binding protein — translation MGEAEVGGGGAAGDKGPGEAATSPAEETVVWSPEVEVCLFHAMLGHKPVGVNRHFHMICIRDKFSQNIGRQVPSKVIWDHLSTMYDMQALHESEILPFPNPERNFVLPEEIIQEVREGKVMIEEEMKEEMKEDVDPHNGADDVFSSSGSLGKATEKSSKDKEKNSSDLGCKEGADKRKRSRVTDKVLTANSNPSSPSAAKRRRT, via the exons ATgggagaggccgaggtgggcggcgGGGGCGCCGCAGGCGACAAGGGCCCAGGGGAGGCGGCCACCAGCCCGGCGGAGGAGACAGTGGTGTGGAGCCCCGAGGTGGAGGTGTGCCTCTTCCACGCCATGCTGGGCCACAAGCCCGTCG GTGTGAACCGACACTTCCACATGATTTGTATCCGGGACAAGTTCAGCCAGAACATCGGGCGGCAGGTCCCATCCAAGGTCATCTGGGACCACCTGAGCACCATGTACGACATGCAGGCGCTG CATGAGTCTGAGATTCTTCCATTCCCGAATCCAGAGAGGAACTTCGTCCTTCCAGAAGAGATCATTCAGGAGGTCCGAGAAG GAAAAGTGATGATAGAAGAGGAGATGAAAGAGGAGATGAAGGAAGACGTGGACCCCCACAATGGGGCTGACGATG ttttttcatcttcaGGGAGTTTGGGGAAAGCAACAGAAAAATCcagcaaagacaaagagaagaactCCTCAGACTTGGGGTGCAAAGAAGGCGCAGACAAGCGGAAGCGCAGCCGGGTCACCGACAAAGTCCTGACCGCGAACAGCAACCCCTCCAGTCCCAGCGCTGCCAAGCGGCGCCGCACATAG
- the OGFR gene encoding opioid growth factor receptor isoform X1, which translates to MEDPDCDSTWEEDEEDAEDAEDEDGEAAGARDADAGDEDEDEESEEPRAARPSALQSRMTGSRNWRATRDMCRYRHNYPDLVERDCNGDTPNLSFYRNEIRFLPNGCFIEDILQNWRDNYDLLEDNHSYIQWLFPLREPGVNWHAKPLTLREVEVFKSSPEIQERFVRAYELMLGFYGIQLEDRGTGTVGRAQNYQKRFQNLNWRSHNNLRITRILKSLGELGLEHFQAPLVRFFLEETLVRRELPGVRQSALDYFMFAVRCRNQRRQLVHFAWEHFRPRCKFVWGPPDKLRRFKPSSLPRPLEGSRKAEEEGSPRDPDHKASTQGRTCGPEHSKGRGRVDEGPQPRSVEPQDAGPLERSQGDEAGGHGEDGPEPLSPKETKKRKLELSRREQPPTEPGPQSASEVEKIALNLEGCALSQGSLRTGAQEVGGQDPGEAVQPCPHPPGARVADKVRKRRKVDEGAGDGAAVASGDAQTLALAGCPAPSGYPKAGHSENGVEEDTEGRTGPKEGTPGSPSETPDPSPAGPAGDEPAESPXXXXSPAGPAGDEPAKAGEAAEVQDTEVKPFAKSEKP; encoded by the exons ATGGAGGACCCCGACTGCGACTCCACCtgggaggaggacgaggaggacgCGGAGGACGCGGAGGACGAGGACGGCGAGGCCGCCGGCGCGAGGGACGCGGACGCGGGGGACGAGGACGAGGACGAGGAATCGGAGGAGCCGCGGGCGGCGCGGCCCAGCGCGCTCCAG TCCAGGATGACGGGGTCCCGAAACTGGCGAGCCACGAGGGACATGTGTAGGTACCGGCACAACTACCCG GATCTGGTGGAACGAGACTGCAATGGGGACACGCCAAACCTGAGTTTCTACAGAAATGAGATCCGCTTCCTGCCCAACG GGTGTTTCATTGAGGACATTCTTCAGAACTGGAGGGACAACTATGACCTCCTTGAGGACAATCACTCCTACATCCAGTG GCTGTTTCCTCTGCGAGAACCGGGAGTGAACTGGCATGCCAAACCCCTCACGCTCAGGGAGGTCGAG GTGTTTAAAAGCTCCCCGGAGATCCAGGAGCGGTTTGTCCGGGCCTACGAACTCATGCTGGGCTTCTACGGGATCCAGCTGGAGGACCGAGGCACGGGCACAGTGGGCCGAGCACAGAACTACCAGAAACGCTTCCAGAACCTGAACTG GCGCAGCCACAACAACCTCCGCATCACGCGCATCCTCAAGTCGCTGGGTGAGCTGGGCCTTGAGCACTTCCAGGCGCCGCTGGTCCGCTTCTTCCTGGAGGAGACGCTGGTGCGGCGGGAGCTGCCGGGCGTGCGGCAGAGCGCCCTGGACTACTTCATGTTCGCTGTGCGCTGCCGGAACCAGCGTCGCCAGCTGGTGCACTTCGCCTGGGAGCACTTCCGGCCCCGCTGCAAGTTTGTCTGGGGGCCCCCAGACAAGCTGCGGAGGTTCAAGCCCAGCTCTCTGCCCCGTCCACTCGAGGgctccaggaaggcagaggaagaaggaagccCCAGGGACCCCGACCACAAGGCCAGCACCCAGGGTCGGACCTGTGGGCCAGAGCACAGCAAGGGTAGGGGCAGGGTGGACGAGGGGCCCCAGCCACGGAGTGTGGAGCCCCAGGATGCGGGACCCCTGGAGAGGAGCCAGGGGGATGAGGCCGGGGGCCACGGGGAAGATGGGCCAGAGCCCCTAAGCCCCAAGGAGACCAAGAAGAGGAAGCTGGAGCTGAGCCGGCGGGAGCAGCCCCCAACAGAGCCAGGCCCTCAGAGTGCCTCGGAGGTGGAGAAGATCGCTCTGAACTTGGAGGGGTGTGCCCTCAGCCAGGGCAGCCTCAGGACGGGGGCCCAGGAAGTGGGGGGCCAGGACCCCGGGGAGGCCGtgcagccctgcccccaccccccggGAGCCAGGGTGGCTGACAAGGTGAGGAAGCGGCGGAAGGTGGATGAGGGTGCTGGGGACGGTGCTGCGGTAGCCAGTGGTGACGCCCAGACCTTGGCCCTTGCCGGGTGCCCTGCCCCATCGGGGTACCCCAAGGCTGGACACAGTGAGAACGGGGTTGAGGAGGACACAGAAGGTCGAACGGGGCCCAAAGAAGGTACCCCTGGGAGCCCATCGGAGACCCCAGACCCCAGCCCGGCAGGACCTGCAGGGGACGAGCCAGCTGAGAGCCCGTNNNNNNNNNNCAGCCCGGCAGGACCTGCAGGGGACGAGCCAGCCAAGGCAGGGGAGGCAGCAGAGGTGCAGGACACAGAGGTGAAGCCTTTTGCCAAATCTGAGAAGCCTTAA
- the OGFR gene encoding opioid growth factor receptor isoform X2, producing the protein MEDPDCDSTWEEDEEDAEDAEDEDGEAAGARDADAGDEDEDEESEEPRAARPSALQSRMTGSRNWRATRDMCRYRHNYPDLVERDCNGDTPNLSFYRNEIRFLPNGCFIEDILQNWRDNYDLLEDNHSYIQWLFPLREPGVNWHAKPLTLREVEVFKSSPEIQERFVRAYELMLGFYGIQLEDRGTGTVGRAQNYQKRFQNLNWRSHNNLRITRILKSLGELGLEHFQAPLVRFFLEETLVRRELPGVRQSALDYFMFAVRCRNQRRQLVHFAWEHFRPRCKFVWGPPDKLRRFKPSSLPRPLEGSRKAEEEGSPRDPDHKASTQGRTCGPEHSKGRGRVDEGPQPRSVEPQDAGPLERSQGDEAGGHGEDGPEPLSPKETKKRKLELSRREQPPTEPGPQSASEVEKIALNLEGCALSQGSLRTGAQEVGGQDPGEAVQPCPHPPGARVADKVRKRRKVDEGAGDGAAVASGDAQTLALAGCPAPSGYPKAGHSENGVEEDTEGRTGPKEGTPGSPSETPDPSPAGPAGDEPAKAGEAAEVQDTEVKPFAKSEKP; encoded by the exons ATGGAGGACCCCGACTGCGACTCCACCtgggaggaggacgaggaggacgCGGAGGACGCGGAGGACGAGGACGGCGAGGCCGCCGGCGCGAGGGACGCGGACGCGGGGGACGAGGACGAGGACGAGGAATCGGAGGAGCCGCGGGCGGCGCGGCCCAGCGCGCTCCAG TCCAGGATGACGGGGTCCCGAAACTGGCGAGCCACGAGGGACATGTGTAGGTACCGGCACAACTACCCG GATCTGGTGGAACGAGACTGCAATGGGGACACGCCAAACCTGAGTTTCTACAGAAATGAGATCCGCTTCCTGCCCAACG GGTGTTTCATTGAGGACATTCTTCAGAACTGGAGGGACAACTATGACCTCCTTGAGGACAATCACTCCTACATCCAGTG GCTGTTTCCTCTGCGAGAACCGGGAGTGAACTGGCATGCCAAACCCCTCACGCTCAGGGAGGTCGAG GTGTTTAAAAGCTCCCCGGAGATCCAGGAGCGGTTTGTCCGGGCCTACGAACTCATGCTGGGCTTCTACGGGATCCAGCTGGAGGACCGAGGCACGGGCACAGTGGGCCGAGCACAGAACTACCAGAAACGCTTCCAGAACCTGAACTG GCGCAGCCACAACAACCTCCGCATCACGCGCATCCTCAAGTCGCTGGGTGAGCTGGGCCTTGAGCACTTCCAGGCGCCGCTGGTCCGCTTCTTCCTGGAGGAGACGCTGGTGCGGCGGGAGCTGCCGGGCGTGCGGCAGAGCGCCCTGGACTACTTCATGTTCGCTGTGCGCTGCCGGAACCAGCGTCGCCAGCTGGTGCACTTCGCCTGGGAGCACTTCCGGCCCCGCTGCAAGTTTGTCTGGGGGCCCCCAGACAAGCTGCGGAGGTTCAAGCCCAGCTCTCTGCCCCGTCCACTCGAGGgctccaggaaggcagaggaagaaggaagccCCAGGGACCCCGACCACAAGGCCAGCACCCAGGGTCGGACCTGTGGGCCAGAGCACAGCAAGGGTAGGGGCAGGGTGGACGAGGGGCCCCAGCCACGGAGTGTGGAGCCCCAGGATGCGGGACCCCTGGAGAGGAGCCAGGGGGATGAGGCCGGGGGCCACGGGGAAGATGGGCCAGAGCCCCTAAGCCCCAAGGAGACCAAGAAGAGGAAGCTGGAGCTGAGCCGGCGGGAGCAGCCCCCAACAGAGCCAGGCCCTCAGAGTGCCTCGGAGGTGGAGAAGATCGCTCTGAACTTGGAGGGGTGTGCCCTCAGCCAGGGCAGCCTCAGGACGGGGGCCCAGGAAGTGGGGGGCCAGGACCCCGGGGAGGCCGtgcagccctgcccccaccccccggGAGCCAGGGTGGCTGACAAGGTGAGGAAGCGGCGGAAGGTGGATGAGGGTGCTGGGGACGGTGCTGCGGTAGCCAGTGGTGACGCCCAGACCTTGGCCCTTGCCGGGTGCCCTGCCCCATCGGGGTACCCCAAGGCTGGACACAGTGAGAACGGGGTTGAGGAGGACACAGAAGGTCGAACGGGGCCCAAAGAAGGTACCCCTGGGAGCCCATCGGAGACCCCAGACCCCAGCCCGGCAG GACCTGCAGGGGACGAGCCAGCCAAGGCAGGGGAGGCAGCAGAGGTGCAGGACACAGAGGTGAAGCCTTTTGCCAAATCTGAGAAGCCTTAA